CCATGGTTATTGATTACTTCCTACACATTTGCTTGTCCTAGACTAATGTTTTGGAGCCGTCACTATGCGTGCTCCTCACAGGTTCTCCTTCGTCGATGGCGTTCTAACTATTTGTGATGTGATTGTGATGTGCGTTCGGTGTGGTTCGTGTGTCTGCAAACTATCTTGTGATCAATCAGGAAcactttcttcctctttcagGTTGTTATATAAAATAAAGTTACTATTACGATACACAGACAATCTTCTTCCATGGAGGATGTTGGAAGGTTGTATAAAATGTTCCAAATGCTCAAAAGTTTTTACAATACACTTGTGCCGCCAACATCTAAATAGACGGTGGCATGTTGTAGCCTATATGCAACACTATCTTCACATTCTGCTAGCACCGGTACTGCTAAATCGATAGGACTCCAAATAAGAACACGCACGGTACCAGCAGGAAGCTGGTACTAGGATACTGCTGAGCACATGCACAACCTAAGAAAATACGAGTTCACTTTTGAAACACGTTGAGTTGGTATGGCAGTACGAGCGGCATGTTGTGGCTTGTAAGATTGATCCctattttatcatttgtgTTCTTTTCCTTCAATCCCATTTCAATGAGACGCATTCACATGGCAAAGCAAAACGGAATACACATATCGCGTcttaaataaaacaacaagTGTCTTCATTTACGAGTATTTTTCTGTTCTAGTAGCAATAAAATCACTGGGCATAGCATTTTGGTTTACGTGATTACATACTTGAGGCGACGCAGATTGGGGCTGCTCCCCATGTGCGTCTTACTAGTCGACAAATGAACTAAATGACACAGATAGAAATTGGCAGAACGAAACAACGATGAACAAACATAGAATGAGTACGAATTATGTGCTCCTACTGCTAGAGGAATATTTACAATTCTTATGTGTTTCTGCTCGCTCGCACAAATGGAGAACGGTTGTTAGAGAGCTTTTCCTGAACAGATGTCGCGCGCGACAatgagacgatgacgaatgagAACGAAAGAACACGGTTCTAGTTTTTCCTATCATTAAACACTCAATCGAATATTGCTCCTAGCCTACAAAGTCCCGAGGATACTAGCGAGTCGTTACGTAcgatacacaaaaaaaactatagGAATATTTTCTGGCTATCTGGCTTGGTGAATATTTTCACAAATTAAAATGGATCAACGAAGgtttaataaattaattagttTTGCACACAAAATGTGACGTCCTCCGTTGCTCTATCCATGCTTGAACTATTCTAGATCATGTCACAAAAAATCGAGTTAATTACATAGCTGCACTACGAGTCACCGCGAGTTTCAAATGGAACAAACGTAACGGTTCCTTCAGTCGAATGCTGTCAGCTCCTCCTTCTACATTCTTGCACTCTTCTCATCAAATCATCACAGAGTTACACACTCGTGCTAGACAATCTCACGCTAGACCATGTCGTTCGGCAAAATTAAAACTAATAATGACTAAATCAGTTTCCATCACGGATGCTACACGGATCAGCTTAGCACTCGAATTCGTTCGCCGTTATTGCACTCAGATCCTTCATGAGGCCTTCCAGATTGGCCATCTCCTGGTTGAGCTCTTCGGTCGAGGTAGACGGGGCCAGCCGTTGGATTTCATCGTTCGAGTGCGCCACAACCGGTCCGGTCTGCAATCGGTTGGTCAGCGAACCGGACGATAGCGATGGTTTCTTGTATGGCGATGAGTTCTGGGGCCGTATCGTCACAGCAGGCGTTGGAGCTACGGGGTGACAAGCGAGCATTTTTCTAAATTCAGATACGACGGCCTACAATATCGGAATGAAGGATACTTACTGCCATGCTTGCcctggctgctgatgatgggtgTCGATGAGGGAGGTGCAGGTACACTGAAGCTCTTGAGAGGATGTCCTTGGCCACGCTTTGGCGCATCTACCGCCATACCTTGTGCGTAGGTCACATTAGGGCTgtgcaaagaaagaaacactATTAAAGGTCTGCGCATTGCTCGTGAACAGGGATGCCAAACGTACCTATAACTACTATCGTAAGTGTATGGGTTTTCAGGAGTCTGGGCAAGAGGATTAGCTGGTGGTAGCTGAGGTGGTTGCTGTAGAAGATTCTGCTGTGACAGTGTCGTCTGATCCATCGTTATATGCGGTCTCGCTGCCATGCTGTACTGCGTGCGAGGATACTGAGGTCGTTCCATCGTAGAGCTTAACGGTGTTGTGGTGCCtgaagaaagcaaataaaacgTTTTTAAATTTCCATCATTCACTTTCATTTTAATGTCCCATGTTTCTCTACCTACCATTGTAACCAGGGACGTAACTTCTCTTATCCAACGAATTCGTCACGTGTGTAATGGGCGTTTCACTGTCGTAGTCGTGACCACCAACCGAGCGTGGTAATGTCATCGTTCCACTGCtcgatgcaccaccatcaaccgatcCGGGTGTCGTACCATGATTACCCTTATCCATATTTTTCAGCTCCATCTGATCATGATGGATCCACAGATCCGGTGGTTTAATGATGCCCGCATTGTTCTTCTGGTAGCTTTTCTTTGCATGCTCCGGCGTTGCTTCTGGTTTCTTCCGACACATTAGCACTGCTACACCGGCGATTATAACGACGAGCAGTAACACACCGAATCCAGCCACCACGTAGATCATCTCCGATGATAATGAGGTTTGTAGAGTAAGATTCTCACTCGAATCCACCTCGGATCCCGTTTTCATCGAAACCATGGCCGAAAACGGCCCGAGACCCTTCGAATGGCGTGTTTGTACTTTGAAATAGTAAGTCGTTTGCGGTTCCAGGGCAGTTATCTCGGCGTACGTCTTGTCTCCACTCGTCGACTCAAGGTTCCAGTCACGATCACGCTTGGCAGTGTCACTGGTGTACAGCACATGGTAGCCAGCGATTGGACCGCTGGCATACCGTGGCGATTGCCACTTCAATATGGCCGTCAGAGGGTTCCGTGCATCGAACGAAACCTCCAAATCACGCGGAGGTGACACTGGTGAAGCCTGTTGCGTTGAATTTAACACAGACATTGACCAAGCCGATTGCCGATGTCCTTTCACCACTTTCACCGCAAACTCGTACTGGGTGTTGGGCCGCAGATCGGCTATCATGCTGCTCAGTACCGTCGTGTTATGATACCGGTACCGATTCGAACCATTCGGGCTGTAACGCACCACGTAATGCCGATTGTCAGTAACGTGCTGGCTTTTGCTGAGAGTTGTATCCGTCCAGTACACTACAATTGACGTTCCCGACATGGGAATGGCACGTAATCCGACGGGTACCTCAAGCGGTGTTGGTGCTTCCGTTGGTGCATCCTCTCTGGTACGCACGGTGTCGTACTTTGGAGCACCATCGCCCATACTGTTGCGTGCTCGCAACGAAATGACATACTCGCTGTTCGGTTCCAGATTGGCAATCTCAAAATGACGCATATTCTCCTCGATCTCAGCCGTATCCTCATCCGGAATACCCTTGCCCCAGCCGAGTATATAGCTGCGCACCTTGATCTCCTGGTGCAGCGGTGGTCCCCACATAACGGTGATGTTGTCCGCTCCAGGGCGTGCTGttcaaataaaaacaattgtTAAGACATTGGCTTCGTGACTTTAGATTGGTTTACTTACTCTTCAACCACGATGGTTGGCCAGGGACTTGCGATTCGTCTAGATCATTCTCGTACGTCTCGCTATGATGCCACTCGGTGAACGGTCCCGTTCCGTTAATTGTCATCGCAGCGATCTTCACCTGATAGGCCGACATCTTTTCCAGATCCTTCAGTATGTAGTACCGCACATTGGCCGGGGTCGTTTCCACCTGTAGTGCTTTCTTGTTCTTTCGATATTTGATCTTGTAACCCGTTATCTGGCCATTGCGTTCTTCAATTGGTGGTGGCTCCCAGCGAATTGTGATCGAGGTAGAGCTCGTCGTTTCCAGCGTCACATTGGCAGGCGGTTCCGAGGGTGTCGAGGAGTACGTCTTCACGCCGAGCTCGTGTGACGGATCACCCATTCCGACCTGATTGAATGGCACCACATACATCGTGTAGTGCGTGTAAGGACGCAGTtcattgatgatgatttccgttgtcgtcgtgtccGAATACATTTCCGCTCCATTCTCCGTTTCGGCGTAATACACCCGGTACTTCGTGATAATACCGTTCGTCACGGCCGGTGGATCCCATTGTAGGTGGATGTCACGTTCTGTGATTGCATATCCCCGCAGATTCTGCGGTGCTCCGGCAATATTCTCCTCCGACAATGTACGCACCTCCAGTGGTTCCGAGGATTCACCGGAACCATGATTGCTGTTCCCTACTACGCGGAAGTGATAGTTCTTGCCTGGTTGCAGTGACTGAATGTTAACTTCCTGTTCATCCCTTGATTTTGTTGTTAGCTTTCGCTCTCTGCAATGGAACAAACAAAGGTTACATATCAGTGAGCGTTTCGAGGATGGCAATCGGTCAAGGGAGATGCTTTACTTACCGGTCACTGGTGTGCATGCGGTAGTAGATGGAGTAGGAGATCACTTCGTCCGGATTTTTGGCCGGTTCGAGCCAGCTGAGTGTGATGAAGCGTGACTGTACGATCTGGGCCTGGAGACCACGCGGTGGCCCTGGCAATGGCGCCGTATACCTTCCTCCCGTACCGTCTATTTCAGGTTTACCACCGTATTTCCGAGTGACAGCATCAATGGGAGACTTTGGATTAGAAAAGTGGCCTACCTCCCGGGAGTTCTCCCGAGACCGGGACCCCGTCAGCGACTGGTACAGCTTGTTTGGGTCCTCGTTCGGTCGTAGAGCATAGATTCGGccgtcctcctcatcatcatcatcatcgtcgtcatcatgatcatcatggtCACTGTCAAGCTGTCGGTCACTGTCCCCATAGTCATCGTCCGTGTACTCGTTGTATTGGAACTGATGGTGGCTGACGCCACTCGGTAACCGATCCTTCGTACGCGACACCAAACTGTCCAACACCGACTTCGAAAGCTTCGGATTGGTCTGCAGCAGTGGCGACTTTTCGTacgatttcgttttcgattgcGTCTGGTGGAACTTTTTACCCTTCGGTCGCTTCGGTAGACCTTTACGCGAACCGCCAGTCAAGACAAACGGCACCCAAATGATGCGCCCCAATCGGTAACAGGTCACgtaacataaaataaattgcaAACAGTCAACACGGGAGTACACACGCCAAGGTCCACAGACACAAGGGACCGAGAGCGGGATAGCATAAATACAGCGCCCCACCCCGGGCACCCAAGAAGGATGTGTTCACCGCACCaggccagtcgtcgtcgtcgtcgtagtcgttgtcgttgtcggagTCACAGAGACAATCGTTTGCATGCCATCCACAAATGGGCAaaacgatcataaatcataatcaacgatgacgatgggaaTGGGCATGGTGTGCAAGTGTTCCCCCCCAAACCCGAACGGAAGGATAAACCCCAAAATCGATAGTCGCGGCGCGTGTCCGTTGGGAACgtgaacgaaaccaaaaacacatccAAACAGAGAATGGgaacggaagaaaaagaaatgaaatggaaaagaaagaaaagaagaatatTAAGATGATTGCCGACTGTAGGTTGATCCTACACAACGGAGAGCACAAGTGCACGGCACAATCAAATAAATAATGCGGAACTCAAAACCACACACGTCCGATCGTCCGGATTGCCGGTCGGATGCGAAGTAATCAGAACACCCCAGCAAATGGCCGAGTTCTGCAACGGTCCCGGAGAGGTCATATGGCGCCGTACCAGTGCCAGAAGAGTTTTGAAGATGCAGAGGAGCACGTCAATCAATTACCTGGTTCGATTATCTCCAGCCGAGCCGCCGCCTGGACGCTTCCGGCCGGATTCGTGCCGATACACTGGAACATGCCCGCATCCGAACCAATCAGTCCGAAGATCTTCAGGTTGTGGCTGTAACGAGCGGGAACGGGAAAAAGATTAATGATTCGAGCGCACACCATCCGGATTGGAATCCATCATCGTCAGCTGGCGTCGTTTTGCCTGCGACTTACCCTCCGACGATCTGCATGTACTCGTTGGGCGTTATGAGATCCCCATTCTTAAGCCACTGGATGATGGGTGTCGGTTTACCGTGGATGGCACACGCGAGCTCTAGCTCTTCCTTCTCGTAAGCGGCCTTATCGTCTGGGCTGAGGATGAACTTGGGCGGTACCTGGACCTGTACGGTCGCTGATGCATCCAGCGAGTCCTCCGTGTTGCTCGCTCGACACTGGTAATCCCCTGCGTCCGTAT
This sequence is a window from Anopheles darlingi chromosome 3, idAnoDarlMG_H_01, whole genome shotgun sequence. Protein-coding genes within it:
- the LOC125956844 gene encoding neogenin isoform X2 is translated as MVETEVRSGAKVRLCSSHRLSSCNRRINENNRHHHHGVDGDDDDDAVDRCSREQQRHLSNTSQRWRRRNLIVSLATLLVFSLMFTKCYASQVLEFTVEPSDVTVPEGNSVLLQCAGRADRKVLQDDKVAPSIRWRGPDGQDIGIVGDTFRSQLTNGSLYISSVENNRGLTGFYHCLLTIDGVGTIVSRSARVSIADLPDINQESHEVYLYAGQTAYFKCMSGLLPYSVESRYKTEWLKDDLPLRMDLTRMLLLPSGALEIDEVVPADRGTYQCNVTAGTFSRLSSKSNLNIKSTAGQPQSFAPPAFVIVPQPQTVREGDTVILDCAANGNPKPTIRWLRNGEDIDMNDLDSRFRIMGTGSLQISSIQDTDAGDYQCRASNTEDSLDASATVQVQVPPKFILSPDDKAAYEKEELELACAIHGKPTPIIQWLKNGDLITPNEYMQIVGGHNLKIFGLIGSDAGMFQCIGTNPAGSVQAAARLEIIEPDGTGGRYTAPLPGPPRGLQAQIVQSRFITLSWLEPAKNPDEVISYSIYYRMHTSDRERKLTTKSRDEQEVNIQSLQPGKNYHFRVVGNSNHGSGESSEPLEVRTLSEENIAGAPQNLRGYAITERDIHLQWDPPAVTNGIITKYRVYYAETENGAEMYSDTTTTEIIINELRPYTHYTMYVVPFNQVGMGDPSHELGVKTYSSTPSEPPANVTLETTSSTSITIRWEPPPIEERNGQITGYKIKYRKNKKALQVETTPANVRYYILKDLEKMSAYQVKIAAMTINGTGPFTEWHHSETYENDLDESQVPGQPSWLKTRPGADNITVMWGPPLHQEIKVRSYILGWGKGIPDEDTAEIEENMRHFEIANLEPNSEYVISLRARNSMGDGAPKYDTVRTREDAPTEAPTPLEVPVGLRAIPMSGTSIVVYWTDTTLSKSQHVTDNRHYVVRYSPNGSNRYRYHNTTVLSSMIADLRPNTQYEFAVKVVKGHRQSAWSMSVLNSTQQASPVSPPRDLEVSFDARNPLTAILKWQSPRYASGPIAGYHVLYTSDTAKRDRDWNLESTSGDKTYAEITALEPQTTYYFKVQTRHSKGLGPFSAMVSMKTGSEVDSSENLTLQTSLSSEMIYVVAGFGVLLLVVIIAGVAVLMCRKKPEATPEHAKKSYQKNNAGIIKPPDLWIHHDQMELKNMDKGNHGTTPGSVDGGASSSGTMTLPRSVGGHDYDSETPITHVTNSLDKRSYVPGYNGTTTPLSSTMERPQYPRTQYSMAARPHITMDQTTLSQQNLLQQPPQLPPANPLAQTPENPYTYDSSYSPNVTYAQGMAVDAPKRGQGHPLKSFSVPAPPSSTPIISSQGKHGTPTPAVTIRPQNSSPYKKPSLSSGSLTNRLQTGPVVAHSNDEIQRLAPSTSTEELNQEMANLEGLMKDLSAITANEFEC
- the LOC125956844 gene encoding netrin receptor DCC isoform X1, which translates into the protein MVETEVRSGAKVRLCSSHRLSSCNRRINENNRHHHHGVDGDDDDDAVDRCSREQQRHLSNTSQRWRRRNLIVSLATLLVFSLMFTKCYASQVLEFTVEPSDVTVPEGNSVLLQCAGRADRKVLQDDKVAPSIRWRGPDGQDIGIVGDTFRSQLTNGSLYISSVENNRGLTGFYHCLLTIDGVGTIVSRSARVSIADLPDINQESHEVYLYAGQTAYFKCMSGLLPYSVESRYKTEWLKDDLPLRMDLTRMLLLPSGALEIDEVVPADRGTYQCNVTAGTFSRLSSKSNLNIKSTAGQPQSFAPPAFVIVPQPQTVREGDTVILDCAANGNPKPTIRWLRNGEDIDMNDLDSRFRIMGTGSLQISSIQDTDAGDYQCRASNTEDSLDASATVQVQVPPKFILSPDDKAAYEKEELELACAIHGKPTPIIQWLKNGDLITPNEYMQIVGGHNLKIFGLIGSDAGMFQCIGTNPAGSVQAAARLEIIEPGLPKRPKGKKFHQTQSKTKSYEKSPLLQTNPKLSKSVLDSLVSRTKDRLPSGVSHHQFQYNEYTDDDYGDSDRQLDSDHDDHDDDDDDDDEEDGRIYALRPNEDPNKLYQSLTGSRSRENSREVGHFSNPKSPIDAVTRKYGGKPEIDGTGGRYTAPLPGPPRGLQAQIVQSRFITLSWLEPAKNPDEVISYSIYYRMHTSDRERKLTTKSRDEQEVNIQSLQPGKNYHFRVVGNSNHGSGESSEPLEVRTLSEENIAGAPQNLRGYAITERDIHLQWDPPAVTNGIITKYRVYYAETENGAEMYSDTTTTEIIINELRPYTHYTMYVVPFNQVGMGDPSHELGVKTYSSTPSEPPANVTLETTSSTSITIRWEPPPIEERNGQITGYKIKYRKNKKALQVETTPANVRYYILKDLEKMSAYQVKIAAMTINGTGPFTEWHHSETYENDLDESQVPGQPSWLKTRPGADNITVMWGPPLHQEIKVRSYILGWGKGIPDEDTAEIEENMRHFEIANLEPNSEYVISLRARNSMGDGAPKYDTVRTREDAPTEAPTPLEVPVGLRAIPMSGTSIVVYWTDTTLSKSQHVTDNRHYVVRYSPNGSNRYRYHNTTVLSSMIADLRPNTQYEFAVKVVKGHRQSAWSMSVLNSTQQASPVSPPRDLEVSFDARNPLTAILKWQSPRYASGPIAGYHVLYTSDTAKRDRDWNLESTSGDKTYAEITALEPQTTYYFKVQTRHSKGLGPFSAMVSMKTGSEVDSSENLTLQTSLSSEMIYVVAGFGVLLLVVIIAGVAVLMCRKKPEATPEHAKKSYQKNNAGIIKPPDLWIHHDQMELKNMDKGNHGTTPGSVDGGASSSGTMTLPRSVGGHDYDSETPITHVTNSLDKRSYVPGYNGTTTPLSSTMERPQYPRTQYSMAARPHITMDQTTLSQQNLLQQPPQLPPANPLAQTPENPYTYDSSYSPNVTYAQGMAVDAPKRGQGHPLKSFSVPAPPSSTPIISSQGKHGTPTPAVTIRPQNSSPYKKPSLSSGSLTNRLQTGPVVAHSNDEIQRLAPSTSTEELNQEMANLEGLMKDLSAITANEFEC